One genomic window of Candoia aspera isolate rCanAsp1 chromosome 12, rCanAsp1.hap2, whole genome shotgun sequence includes the following:
- the PLP1 gene encoding myelin proteolipid protein isoform X3 — MGLLECCARCLMGAPFASLVATGLCFLGVALFCGCGHEALTGTEHLIETYFSKNYQDYEYLVDVIHDFQYAIYGIAGFFFLFGALLLAEGFYTTGAVRQIFGDYKTTICGKGLSATFVGITYILAVLWLLVLACSAVPVYVYFSTWTTCNSIANPTKTSASIGNLCADARMYGVLPWNASPGRVCGQSLLSICKTAEFQMTFHLFIAAFAGAAVTLVALLTFIIAATYNFAVLRLMGRGTKF, encoded by the exons GTTTATTAGAGTGCTGTGCCAGATGCCTCATGGGAGCCCCCTTTGCCTCCCTGGTAGCCACAGGCTTGTGCTTCTTGGGAGTGGCCCTGTTTTGTGGCTGTGGCCACGAAGCGCTCACGGGCACTGAACACCTGATCGAGACCTACTTCTCCAAAAACTACCAGGACTACGAGTACCTGGTGGATGT GATCCACGATTTCCAGTATGCCATTTATGGGATTGCCGGGTTCTTCTTCCTCTTCGGAGCCCTCCTCCTGGCCGAAGGCTTTTACACCACTGGCGCTGTGAGGCAGATCTTTGGCGACTACAAGACCACCATCTGTGGCAAGGGCCTCAGCGCTACG TTTGTGGGCATCACTTACATCCTGGCTGTCCTTTGGCTTCTGGTCCTCGCCTGCTCCGCTGTCCCTGTCTACGTTTACTTCAGCACCTGGACCACCTGCAACTCCATCGCCAATCCCACCAAGACCTCAGCGAGTATTGGCAACCTGTGCGCTGATGCCAGAATGTATG GTGTGCTGCCCTGGAACGCCTCACCAGGAAGAGTCTGCGGCCAGAGTCTCCTCTCCATCTGCAAGACTGCTGAG TTCCAGATGACCTTCCATCTCTTTATTGCTGCCTTTGCTGGTGCTGCTGTTACCCTCGTAGCCCTG CTCACATTCATCATTGCTGCCACCTACAACTTTGCAGTCCTCAGACTGATGGGAAGAGGCACCAAGTTTTAA
- the PLP1 gene encoding myelin proteolipid protein isoform X2, which yields MGAPFASLVATGLCFLGVALFCGCGHEALTGTEHLIETYFSKNYQDYEYLVDVIHDFQYAIYGIAGFFFLFGALLLAEGFYTTGAVRQIFGDYKTTICGKGLSATVTGGHKGRGSRGHRQAHSWDLVCHCLGKWLGHPDKFVGITYILAVLWLLVLACSAVPVYVYFSTWTTCNSIANPTKTSASIGNLCADARMYGVLPWNASPGRVCGQSLLSICKTAEFQMTFHLFIAAFAGAAVTLVALLTFIIAATYNFAVLRLMGRGTKF from the exons ATGGGAGCCCCCTTTGCCTCCCTGGTAGCCACAGGCTTGTGCTTCTTGGGAGTGGCCCTGTTTTGTGGCTGTGGCCACGAAGCGCTCACGGGCACTGAACACCTGATCGAGACCTACTTCTCCAAAAACTACCAGGACTACGAGTACCTGGTGGATGT GATCCACGATTTCCAGTATGCCATTTATGGGATTGCCGGGTTCTTCTTCCTCTTCGGAGCCCTCCTCCTGGCCGAAGGCTTTTACACCACTGGCGCTGTGAGGCAGATCTTTGGCGACTACAAGACCACCATCTGTGGCAAGGGCCTCAGCGCTACGGTAACAGGGGGCCACAAGGGGAGGGGTTCCAGAGGACACCGTCAGGCTCACTCTTGGGACCTGGTGTGTCACTGTTTGGGCAAATGGCTGGGACATCCTGACAAG TTTGTGGGCATCACTTACATCCTGGCTGTCCTTTGGCTTCTGGTCCTCGCCTGCTCCGCTGTCCCTGTCTACGTTTACTTCAGCACCTGGACCACCTGCAACTCCATCGCCAATCCCACCAAGACCTCAGCGAGTATTGGCAACCTGTGCGCTGATGCCAGAATGTATG GTGTGCTGCCCTGGAACGCCTCACCAGGAAGAGTCTGCGGCCAGAGTCTCCTCTCCATCTGCAAGACTGCTGAG TTCCAGATGACCTTCCATCTCTTTATTGCTGCCTTTGCTGGTGCTGCTGTTACCCTCGTAGCCCTG CTCACATTCATCATTGCTGCCACCTACAACTTTGCAGTCCTCAGACTGATGGGAAGAGGCACCAAGTTTTAA
- the LOC134504371 gene encoding thymosin beta-15A homolog yields MCDKPDLSEVETFDKKKLKKTNTEEKNTLPSKETIEQEKECTKSS; encoded by the exons ATGTGCGACAAACCAGACCTTTCGGAGGTTGAGACGTTTGAtaagaagaagctgaagaaaacaAACACGGAGGAGAAGAATACGCTTCCTTCCAAGGAGA CCATCGAACAGGAGAAAGAGTGCACCAAGTCGTCGTAG
- the PLP1 gene encoding myelin proteolipid protein isoform X1, with the protein MGLLECCARCLMGAPFASLVATGLCFLGVALFCGCGHEALTGTEHLIETYFSKNYQDYEYLVDVIHDFQYAIYGIAGFFFLFGALLLAEGFYTTGAVRQIFGDYKTTICGKGLSATVTGGHKGRGSRGHRQAHSWDLVCHCLGKWLGHPDKFVGITYILAVLWLLVLACSAVPVYVYFSTWTTCNSIANPTKTSASIGNLCADARMYGVLPWNASPGRVCGQSLLSICKTAEFQMTFHLFIAAFAGAAVTLVALLTFIIAATYNFAVLRLMGRGTKF; encoded by the exons GTTTATTAGAGTGCTGTGCCAGATGCCTCATGGGAGCCCCCTTTGCCTCCCTGGTAGCCACAGGCTTGTGCTTCTTGGGAGTGGCCCTGTTTTGTGGCTGTGGCCACGAAGCGCTCACGGGCACTGAACACCTGATCGAGACCTACTTCTCCAAAAACTACCAGGACTACGAGTACCTGGTGGATGT GATCCACGATTTCCAGTATGCCATTTATGGGATTGCCGGGTTCTTCTTCCTCTTCGGAGCCCTCCTCCTGGCCGAAGGCTTTTACACCACTGGCGCTGTGAGGCAGATCTTTGGCGACTACAAGACCACCATCTGTGGCAAGGGCCTCAGCGCTACGGTAACAGGGGGCCACAAGGGGAGGGGTTCCAGAGGACACCGTCAGGCTCACTCTTGGGACCTGGTGTGTCACTGTTTGGGCAAATGGCTGGGACATCCTGACAAG TTTGTGGGCATCACTTACATCCTGGCTGTCCTTTGGCTTCTGGTCCTCGCCTGCTCCGCTGTCCCTGTCTACGTTTACTTCAGCACCTGGACCACCTGCAACTCCATCGCCAATCCCACCAAGACCTCAGCGAGTATTGGCAACCTGTGCGCTGATGCCAGAATGTATG GTGTGCTGCCCTGGAACGCCTCACCAGGAAGAGTCTGCGGCCAGAGTCTCCTCTCCATCTGCAAGACTGCTGAG TTCCAGATGACCTTCCATCTCTTTATTGCTGCCTTTGCTGGTGCTGCTGTTACCCTCGTAGCCCTG CTCACATTCATCATTGCTGCCACCTACAACTTTGCAGTCCTCAGACTGATGGGAAGAGGCACCAAGTTTTAA
- the RAB9B gene encoding ras-related protein Rab-9B: MSGKSLLLKVILLGDGGVGKSSLMSRYVTHKFDSQAFHTIGVEFLNQDLEVDGRFVTLQIWDTAGQERFKSLRTPFYRGADCCLLTFGVDDRQSFENLGHWQKEFACYANIRDPERFPFVVLGNKVDKVERQVAAEEARAWCLEHGAYPYLETSAKDDTNVAVAFEEAVRQVLALEEQPEHCALGRTVDLHPGAKPGSSCC, encoded by the coding sequence ATGAGTGGGAAGTCCCTGCTGCTGAAAGTCATCCTCCTGGGCGATGGAGGTGTTGGGAAGAGCTCACTCATGAGCCGCTACGTCACCCACAAGTTTGACTCCCAGGCCTTCCACACCATTGGGGTGGAGTTCCTCAACCAGGACCTGGAAGTGGACGGGCGCTTCGTGACCCTCCAGATTTGGGACACGGCAGGACAGGAGCGCTTCAAGAGCCTGCGGACACCCTTCTACCGTGGTGCGGATTGCTGCCTCCTGACCTTTGGCGTCGATGACCGCCAGAGCTTTGAGAACCTGGGCCACTGGCAGAAGGAGTTTGCCTGCTACGCCAACATCAGGGATCCCGAGCGCTTCCCCTTTGTGGTGCTGGGCAACAAGGTTGACAAGGTTGAGCGGCAGGTGGCTGCGGAGGAGGCCCGGGCATGGTGCCTGGAGCATGGAGCCTACCCTTACCTGGAGACCAGTGCCAAGGACGATACCAATGTGGCGGTGGCTTTCGAGGAGGCGGTGAGGCAGGTGCTGGCCTTGGAGGAACAGCCGGAGCACTGCGCGTTGGGCCGCACGGTCGACTTGCACCCTGGTGCCAAGCCGGGGTCTTCGTGCTGCTGA